The following coding sequences are from one Pocillopora verrucosa isolate sample1 chromosome 5, ASM3666991v2, whole genome shotgun sequence window:
- the LOC131772781 gene encoding DNA-directed RNA polymerase III subunit RPC10: protein MLLFCPTCSNVLTVEEGTGPSSYRFACQTCPYVYNITKKISSKKYPKLKEVDDVLGGKEAWENVDSTEERCPKCEHDRAYFMQIQTRSADEPMTTFYKCCKCGHRWRE from the exons ATGCTTTTATTTTGCCCAACTTGTTCGAATGTTTTGACTGTAGAGGAAGGAACTGGGCCATCCTCGTATAGGTTTGCTTGTCAAACGTGTCCTTATGTTTACAACATCACAAAAAAG ATATCAAgtaaaaaatatccaaaattgAAAGAGGTTGATGATGTGTTAGGTGGAAAGGAAGCCTGGGAAAATGTCGACTCAACAGAAG agCGCTGCCCCAAGTGTGAACATGACAGAGCCTACTTCATGCAGATTCAGACTCGGTCAGCAGATGAACCCATGACCACATTCTACAAATGTTGCAAATGTGGTCATCGCTGGAGGGAATAA
- the LOC131772758 gene encoding metabotropic glutamate receptor 3 has protein sequence MLLVKESLVLPRFILSLALITVVYTTNTYEPDNSHEFGALSSPTPTKEGPSASQVARIEGDVFLGGLFPVHAKGNGSSLCGELNEQVGIHRVEAMLYAMDQVNKNSTLLPNITLGMEIRDDCGTVNTALEQCLNFVLGTLTKREEICSSLVGTPEVKKKSALVGVVGPSYSITTVQVASLLRLFEVPQVSYAATSAELSDKDRFEYFVRTVPPDSYQARAMIDIITFMNWSAVFAVHSRGSYGEQGMEILEKFSVMSNVCIADHRQLEPDFTEEEYDQIIERFLTEKDIRVVVMFCNAEDLRSMLQAAKRAQNRGEKKRFIWLASDFWGTRLRHVEGLEDVADGAITIEFQTFETQLKPFYNYFSKLNPLNNSRNPWFKEYWEKRFNCKFGKGPLSGNPRCLFPENRFSVLDRFDAKVPFVIDAVFSFAHALHAMHRNICGPVPGLCSAMKKLDRSVLLWYLRNVSFNGTTGLVKFDANGDSAGKYDFYAFRNSYSASYTKLGSWVEGKLTMDSHALYRANNYLESHCGKPCGPHAIRRIRDTVCCWTCEDCDADSYVENDFTCKTCDKGTRPNATFDGCEPLHEVYLNKVWIVVVGVFASLGILATVTVCVVFVKFAQTPLIKASGHELSIILLAGILLCYSFAFVMVSNPGKVVCAIQRFGIGLCFCVCYSSLLVRTNRIARIFSGIKSPSFISPKSQLLITAVIIAPELAMAITELLIRPPKAIASYEQKDFVLIKCNISTVGMVSLFGYNAVLIIFCTYYAFRTRKTPLNFNEAKFIGFCMYTTCVIWIAFVPVYYGIGGGFQAIALAFSSVISATTILIFIFLPKVYIVLFKPEKNIRSNSRLRSRSKSFDLNVPEADIVFNGQSFRKFNGSAPSTPSLITNKTIKNGRTQHLSQPQVPSFTAI, from the exons ATGTTGCTTGTTAAAGAATCTTTAGTACTTCCTCGATTCATCCTATCACTCGCTTTAATCACCGTTGTATACACCACGAATACTTATGAACCAGATAATTCTCATGAGTTCGGTGCTCTCTCCAGCCCGACTCCGACAAAGGAGGGCCCTTCAGCATCACAAGTGGCGAGAATTGAGGGCGACGTTTTCCTGGGAGGACTTTTCCCAGTTCACGCCAAAGGCAACGGATCATCTTTGTGCGGCGAACTAAATGAACAGGTCGGAATTCACCGTGTGGAGGCCATGTTGTATGCAatggatcag GTGAACAAAAACAGCACTCTTCTCCCAAACATAACCCTGGGCATGGAAATTCGCGACGACTGTGGAACAGTAAACACTGCTTTAGAACAGTGCCTGAATTTTGTGCTTGGTACACTGACCAAGAGGGAAGAAATATGCAGTTCCCTGGTAGGGACCCCTGAGGTGAAGAAAAAATCTGCGCTGGTGGGGGTAGTGGGGCCATCGTACAGCATTACTACAGTACAG GTGGCCAGCCTCCTTCGTCTGTTTGAAGTCCCGCAAGTCAGCTATGCTGCAACAAGCGCTGAGTTGAGCGACAAGGACAGGTTTGAATACTTCGTGCGAACTGTCCCCCCGGACTCATATCAAGCGCGAGCCATGATAGACATCATTACATTCATGAACTGGTCAGCGGTCTTCGCGGTTCATTCGCGCGGCAGCTATGGTGAACAGGGAATGGAGATCTTGGAAAAATTCTCGGTTATGAGCAACGTTTGTATTGCTGACCATCGGCAATTAGAACCAGATTTTACTGAGGAAGAATATGACCAGATCATAGAACGATTTCTTACAGAGAAGGATATTCGTGTAGTTGTGATGTTTTGCAATGCTGAAGATCTTCGTTCAATGCTCCAAGCCGCTAAAAGAGCGCAGAATCGAGGCGAGAAGAAGCGATTTATCTGGCTTGCAAGTGATTTTTGGGGGACAAGACTTCGTCATGTTGAAGGTTTGGAAGATGTCGCTGATGGCGCCATTACCATCGAATTTCAAACGTTTGAAACGCAATTAAAGccattttacaattatttttcgAAGCTGAATCCACTGAACAACTCAAGAAACCCTTGGTTTAAAGAATACTGGGAGAAGCGTTTCAATTGCAAATTTGGAAAAGGCCCATTGTCAGGAAATCCTCGTTGTCTTTTCCCAGAGAATCGTTTTTCAGTTCTGGACAGATTCGATGCTAAAGTTCCTTTTGTCATCGATGCGGTGTTTTCATTTGCGCACGCGCTTCATGCGATGCACCGAAACATCTGCGGCCCAGTACCAGGCCTCTGCTCGGCCATGAAGAAATTGGATCGCTCTGTGCTATTGTGGTATTTGCGGAACGTGTCTTTTAATGGCACAACTGGGCTGGTGAAATTCGATGCCAACGGCGACAGTGCTGGAAAGTACGACTTCTACGCATTTAGAAACTCTTACAGTGCTTCCTATACGAAACTGGGAAGCTGGGTCGAAGGAAAATTGACGATGGACTCTCACGCACTTTACAGAGCAAATAACTACCTTGAATCACATTGTGGAAAGCCTTGTGGACCCCACGCTATAAGGCGCATACGCGATACGGTCTGCTGCTGGACATGCGAAGACTGTGACGCAGACTCTTACGTTGAAAATGACTTCACGTGCAAGACTTGTGACAAGGGAACTAGGCCAAATGCTACGTTCGACGGCTGCGAACCTTTACATGAAGTATATCTCAACAAAGTGTGGATCGTTGTAGTTGGCGTATTTGCGTCTCTAGGAATTCTTGCCACTGTCACTGTTTGTGTTGTGTTTGTTAAATTCGCTCAAACACCGCTCATAAAAGCTTCAGGACACGAATTATCCATTATCCTTCTTGCTGGAATACTACTCTGCTACAGTTTTGCTTTCGTGATGGTTTCGAATCCAGGCAAAGTTGTCTGCGCGATTCAAAGATTTGGAATTGGTTTGTGTTTCTGTGTGTGTTATTCTTCCTTATTAGTGCGCACGAATAGAATTGCGCGCATTTTCAGCGGGATAAAATCACCTTCTTTCATTAGCCCAAAGTCTCAACTTCTCATAACTGCCGTTATAATTGCTCCGGAGCTCGCCATGGCCATCACAGAGCTCTTGATTCGACCGCCGAAGGCCATTGCATCATACGAGCAAAAAGACTTTGTACTTATCAAATGTAACATAAGTACTGTTGGAATGGTAAGCTTGTTCGGCTACAATGCCGTCCTTATAATATTTTGCACATATTACGCGTTCAGAACTCGTAAAACCCCGTTGAATTTTAACGAGGCTAAATTTATTGGTTTCTGCATGTACACAACATGCGTGATATGGATCGCTTTCGTCCCGGTGTATTATGGAATAGGAGGAGGATTCCAAGCCATTGCGCTGGCTTTCAGCTCTGTTATCAGCGCTACAACAATCTTAATCTTTATCTTCTTGCCAAAAGTCTACATTGTGTTATTCAAACCCGAGAAGAATATCAGGAGCAATTCCAGACTGCGCTCAAGATCAAAGTCTTTTGACTTAAATGTACCGGAGGCAGACATTGTTTTCAATG GTCAGTCTTTCCGCAAGTTTAACGGCAGCGCCCCCTCGACGCCAAGTTTAATCACGAACAAAACGATCAAGAACGGAAGAACACAGCATCTGAGTCAACCTCAGGTACCCAGTTTCACAGCAATTTGA
- the LOC131772764 gene encoding potassium voltage-gated channel subfamily A member 2: MHALSVAASSRASGYDGDRYVRCESLLEPYGPQSVTTADTGIRIRINVRGLVFETYEQTLAQYPQTLLGSPSKRREYYNTLSKEYCFDRDKVVFDAILFFYQSCGILSCPEHVPRESFLEEIKFFQLHEADLRYKQEIEPEKVKDVEEEMPEHPIQRKIWRLLEYPHTSIWADLLAKFSLLVIILSTITFCIETIPRFNRRTVCRDVTSSSLHNNTNGHILTRDLYNTSLGDNHINLTETHCTVIERGTYWSTIETVYVAWFTFEYVLRLIAAPNRIKFMTSALGLVDFLAILPFYITLIFEADGVLMTSFPVLRIIRLIRVLRVLKLSRYSKGLKVLAQTLVMSGKDLPSLLAVMIINVILFSSVIYYVENDVKDNDFDSIPDAFWWTIVTMTAVGYGDKVPKGALGKLIGAICAVSGIVVLFCFPTPVLLSHFEEMYKLKGSSPANKQKGKEKQNNGKQEDESKMKDTEVTLLGEGERIEIYV; the protein is encoded by the coding sequence ATGCATGCGCTCTCAGTGGCCGCATCGTCACGAGCTTCCGGTTATGATGGAGACCGCTATGTCAGATGTGAAAGTTTGTTGGAACCCTATGGCCCGCAATCAGTCACAACAGCGGATACAGGAATAAGAATTCGCATCAACGTCCGGGGACTTGTTTTCGAAACCTATGAACAAACTCTGGCCCAGTACCCTCAAACATTGCTCGGTTCGCCAAGCAAGCGGAGGGAATATTACAACACTCTGAGCAAGGAATACTGTTTTGATCGTGATAAAGTTGTGTTTGATGCCATACTGTTTTTCTATCAATCCTGCGGAATTTTATCATGTCCCGAGCACGTTCCACGGGAAAGTTTTTtagaggaaataaaatttttccagCTTCATGAAGCGGACTTGAGGTACAAGCAGGAAATTGAACCTGAGAAGGTGAAAGATGTTGAAGAGGAGATGCCCGAACATCCGATTCAGCGAAAAATTTGGAGGCTTCTAGAATACCCTCACACCTCCATTTGGGCGGATTTGCTGGCAAAATTCAGTTTACTTGTGATAATATTATCAACGATAACATTTTGTATTGAGACTATCCCGAGGTTTAATCGGCGCACTGTTTGTCGTGATGTCACTTCGAGCTCCTTACACAACAATACCAACGGTCATATATTGACACGTGACCTCTACAACACTTCGCTGGGCGATAATCACATCAACCTGACAGAGACACACTGTACTGTTATAGAACGTGGTACCTATTGGTCAACGATCGAGACTGTCTACGTAGCATGGTTTACGTTTGAATATGTTTTGCGACTTATTGCTGCTCCAAATCGAATCAAATTTATGACTTCCGCCTTAGGTTTAGTTGACTTTTTAGCCATTTTGCCATTTTATATCACTCTTATCTTCGAAGCGGATGGTGTCTTGATGACGTCATTTCCGGTTTTAAGGATAATTCGCCTCATTAGAGTGTTACGAGTCCTGAAGCTTTCTCGCTACAGCAAAGGCTTGAAAGTTCTCGCTCAAACATTAGTTATGAGTGGAAAAGACCTACCGTCGCTATTAGCAGTTATGATTATTAATGTGATCCTCTTCTCCAGCGTCATTTACTATGTTGAGAATGACGTGAAAGACAATGACTTTGATAGTATACCAGACGCCTTTTGGTGGACGATAGTCACCATGACCGCAGTGGGTTATGGGGACAAGGTACCGAAAGGTGCTCTGGGTAAATTAATTGGAGCCATCTGTGCTGTATCCGGGATagttgttctgttttgtttccccACCCCTGTCCTGCTGTCACACTTTGAGGAGATGTACAAGCTAAAGGGAAGTAGTCCGGCGAACAAACAGAAAGGGaaggaaaagcaaaacaatggGAAACAGGAGGAtgaaagcaaaatgaaagacACTGAAGTCACTCTGTTGGGAGAAGGAGAAAGAATTGAGATTTAcgtttaa